From the Hymenobacter yonginensis genome, one window contains:
- the hscA gene encoding Fe-S protein assembly chaperone HscA has product MAKVAINLSTGSIQQEEIIVGIDLGTTNSLVAYIQPDSRQPRAINDQGRGTIVPSVVHFPQGGETPIVGTDAKQYLLTDSENTIYSVKRLLGKSYKDLGEHARELGYKVIDDNSEGLVKIRVGDKFYSPIELSAEILRELRARAEHALKTPVNKAVITVPAYFNDSQRQATRDAGRLAGLEVLRIVNEPTAAALAYGIGLSPDDEKTVAVYDLGGGTFDVSILRIQQGIFEVLSTNGDTYLGGDDLDRAISDHWTATYSLADQLHNNGSLQQELRLLAESAKRYLSQHDDFAGNLGDDVVVRLSKSEFNQLVQPLVDRTITSCRQALTDAGLTPADLDAVLLVGGSTRVPLVYDSVSEFFQQPANNSLNPDEVVALGAAIQADILAGNRRDVLLLDVTPLTLGIETLGGLMDPIIPRNSKIPTKAGRQYTTSVDGQVNLKISVYQGERDLVQENRKLAEFDLRGIPAMPAGLPKVDVNFILNADGILKVEAIELRSTTRQAVEIKPQYGLTDEQVEQMLMDSLTHAREDVAARMVIEARTVAEQMLYQVERFVEKNQLHLSEDEITQTAAATQRLRESLETRDKDTILKAVDELEALTSPYAERVMNISIKQAMTGKKIE; this is encoded by the coding sequence ATGGCCAAAGTCGCAATCAACCTCTCCACCGGGAGCATACAGCAGGAAGAAATCATCGTCGGCATCGACCTGGGCACCACCAACTCGCTGGTGGCCTACATCCAGCCCGACTCGCGCCAACCCCGCGCCATCAACGACCAGGGCCGCGGCACCATCGTGCCGTCGGTGGTGCACTTCCCACAGGGCGGCGAAACGCCCATCGTGGGCACCGACGCCAAGCAATACCTGCTCACCGACTCCGAAAACACGATTTATTCGGTGAAGCGCCTGCTGGGCAAAAGCTACAAAGACCTCGGCGAGCACGCCCGCGAGCTGGGCTATAAGGTCATCGACGACAACTCAGAAGGCCTGGTGAAAATCCGGGTTGGCGACAAGTTCTACTCCCCCATCGAGCTGTCGGCCGAGATTCTGCGTGAGCTGCGTGCCCGCGCCGAGCACGCCCTCAAAACGCCCGTCAACAAGGCTGTGATTACGGTGCCGGCCTACTTCAACGACTCGCAGCGCCAGGCCACCCGCGACGCCGGCCGCCTGGCGGGCCTGGAAGTGCTGCGCATCGTGAACGAGCCCACGGCGGCCGCGCTGGCCTACGGCATCGGCCTGAGCCCCGACGACGAGAAAACCGTGGCTGTGTACGACCTCGGCGGCGGCACCTTCGACGTGAGCATCCTGCGCATTCAGCAGGGCATCTTCGAGGTACTGAGCACCAACGGCGACACCTACCTGGGCGGCGACGACCTGGACCGCGCCATTTCCGACCACTGGACCGCCACCTACAGCCTCGCCGACCAACTGCATAATAATGGCTCGCTGCAGCAGGAGTTGCGGCTGCTGGCTGAATCGGCCAAGCGGTACCTTAGCCAGCACGACGACTTCGCCGGTAACCTCGGCGACGACGTGGTGGTACGACTCAGCAAATCTGAGTTCAACCAGCTGGTGCAGCCTCTAGTGGACCGCACCATCACGTCCTGCCGCCAGGCCCTCACCGACGCCGGCCTCACGCCTGCGGACCTCGATGCCGTGCTGCTGGTAGGTGGCTCCACGCGGGTGCCGCTGGTCTACGATTCGGTTTCCGAGTTTTTCCAGCAGCCCGCCAACAACTCGCTCAACCCCGACGAGGTGGTAGCGCTGGGCGCCGCCATCCAGGCCGACATCCTGGCCGGCAACCGCCGCGACGTGCTGCTCTTGGACGTGACGCCGCTCACGCTCGGCATCGAAACCCTGGGCGGCCTCATGGACCCCATCATCCCGCGCAACTCCAAAATCCCAACCAAGGCCGGCCGCCAGTACACCACCAGCGTGGATGGGCAGGTGAACCTAAAAATCTCGGTGTACCAGGGCGAGCGGGATTTGGTGCAGGAAAACCGCAAGCTGGCCGAGTTCGACTTACGCGGCATTCCGGCCATGCCTGCCGGCCTGCCCAAAGTGGATGTCAACTTCATCCTGAACGCCGACGGTATCCTGAAGGTGGAGGCCATCGAGCTGCGCTCCACCACACGCCAGGCCGTGGAAATCAAGCCCCAGTACGGCCTCACCGACGAGCAGGTGGAACAGATGCTGATGGACTCGTTGACTCACGCCCGCGAAGACGTGGCCGCCCGCATGGTGATTGAGGCCCGCACCGTAGCCGAGCAGATGCTGTATCAAGTAGAGCGGTTCGTTGAGAAAAACCAGCTGCACCTCTCCGAAGACGAAATCACGCAGACGGCCGCCGCCACCCAGCGCCTGCGCGAGTCGCTGGAAACCCGCGACAAAGACACCATCCTGAAAGCTGTTGACGAGCTCGAAGCCCTCACCAGCCCCTACGCCGAGCGGGTGATGAACATCTCCATCAAGCAGGCCATGACCGGCAAGAAAATCGAGTAG
- a CDS encoding HupE/UreJ family protein, producing MKPPLPSRLLLLLPLLLAPAAASAHALDGVDVSKLSQADAIWIYLKLGFEHILPLGLDHILFVLSIALLEPRLKSVLVQATAFTVAHSITLGLAMYGLISPPPGIIEPIIALSILFVALENILVSKLNPWRVVVVFGFGLVHGMGFASVLTGLGLPRRLFLESLLAFNVGVELGQVAVILLAWGLVGYWFSGKPWYKQRVVVPASIVIGLIAAYWTVERVFFA from the coding sequence ATGAAGCCGCCGCTACCCTCCCGCCTGCTACTGCTGCTGCCGTTGCTGCTGGCTCCGGCCGCCGCCAGTGCCCACGCGCTGGACGGCGTAGACGTCAGCAAACTTTCCCAGGCCGATGCCATCTGGATTTACCTGAAGCTGGGTTTCGAGCACATCCTGCCGCTGGGCCTCGACCATATTCTGTTCGTGCTGAGCATTGCGCTGCTGGAGCCGCGCCTGAAGTCGGTGCTGGTGCAGGCCACGGCCTTTACGGTGGCGCACTCCATCACGCTGGGGCTGGCCATGTACGGGCTGATTTCGCCGCCGCCAGGTATTATTGAGCCCATTATTGCGCTGTCGATTCTGTTTGTGGCGCTGGAAAACATCCTCGTCAGCAAGCTGAATCCGTGGCGGGTGGTGGTGGTGTTCGGCTTTGGGCTGGTGCACGGCATGGGCTTCGCCAGCGTCCTGACCGGGCTGGGGCTGCCGCGGCGGCTGTTTCTGGAGTCGTTGCTGGCCTTCAATGTGGGCGTGGAGCTGGGCCAGGTGGCCGTGATTCTGCTGGCTTGGGGGCTGGTTGGCTACTGGTTCAGTGGCAAGCCCTGGTACAAGCAGCGCGTGGTGGTGCCGGCGTCCATCGTCATCGGCCTCATTGCCGCCTACTGGACGGTGGAGCGGGTGTTTTTCGCCTGA
- a CDS encoding anhydro-N-acetylmuramic acid kinase, whose protein sequence is MNAHLHRLCQLAQQPSRRIIGLMSGTSLDGLDVALCRLHGHGPATRLELEQFSTVPYSDDVRRRIRIVFAGGATGQISLEHLTLFNPWLGALHADMVLACLREWQLMPTEVDLIASHGQTIYHAPAHQHHHPDFTGLNATLQLGDGDQVAVRTGIITLSDFRQKHIAAGGEGAPLAAYGDYLLLSSPTEERLLLNLGGIANFTYLPRTGHDTSAAFSTDTGPGNTLLDAAVRARCGLPYDEDGRLALAGRIHAPLLQALLEHPFFGAALPKTTGPELFGPEYLQQAQQRTGTEQLGTEDLLATLVELSAAGVARAAQQVFGEQPALAVYCSGGGAHNPALQAALQRYLPSCRFATTEELGVLPDAKEAILFAVLANEAVAGQPVSIGAGRQRVPAVSMGKISLPG, encoded by the coding sequence ATGAACGCACACCTCCACCGCCTGTGCCAGCTGGCGCAGCAGCCCAGCCGGCGCATCATCGGCCTGATGTCGGGCACTTCGCTAGATGGGCTGGATGTGGCGCTGTGCCGGCTGCACGGCCACGGCCCGGCCACCCGGCTGGAGCTGGAGCAGTTTAGCACCGTGCCCTATTCCGACGACGTGCGCCGCCGCATCCGGATAGTGTTTGCGGGCGGCGCCACCGGCCAGATCAGCTTGGAACACCTGACGCTCTTCAACCCCTGGCTGGGCGCCCTGCACGCCGATATGGTGCTGGCCTGCCTGCGCGAGTGGCAGCTGATGCCCACAGAAGTGGACCTGATAGCCAGCCACGGCCAGACCATCTACCACGCCCCCGCCCACCAGCACCACCACCCCGATTTCACGGGCCTGAACGCCACCCTGCAGCTCGGCGACGGCGACCAGGTAGCGGTGCGCACCGGCATCATTACGCTCAGCGACTTCCGGCAGAAGCACATTGCGGCCGGCGGCGAAGGCGCCCCCCTGGCGGCCTACGGCGACTACCTGCTGCTCAGCAGCCCCACCGAGGAGCGGCTGCTGCTCAACCTGGGCGGCATTGCCAACTTCACCTACCTGCCCCGCACCGGCCACGATACCAGCGCCGCCTTCAGCACCGACACCGGCCCCGGCAACACCCTGCTCGATGCCGCCGTTCGGGCCCGCTGTGGCCTGCCCTACGATGAGGATGGCCGCCTGGCGCTGGCCGGCCGCATCCACGCGCCGCTGCTGCAGGCCCTGTTGGAGCATCCGTTTTTCGGGGCGGCGCTGCCTAAAACCACCGGCCCGGAGCTGTTCGGCCCCGAATATCTGCAGCAGGCTCAACAGCGCACCGGCACCGAGCAGCTAGGCACTGAAGACCTGCTGGCCACGCTGGTGGAGCTGAGTGCGGCCGGCGTGGCCCGCGCCGCGCAGCAGGTGTTTGGTGAGCAGCCGGCGCTGGCCGTGTACTGCAGCGGCGGCGGGGCCCACAATCCGGCGCTACAGGCGGCGCTGCAGCGCTACCTCCCCTCCTGCCGCTTCGCCACCACCGAGGAGCTGGGCGTGCTGCCTGATGCCAAAGAAGCCATCCTGTTTGCCGTACTGGCCAACGAGGCCGTAGCCGGCCAGCCCGTCTCCATCGGCGCCGGCCGCCAGCGCGTGCCCGCCGTCAGCATGGGCAAGATCTCGCTGCCGGGGTGA
- a CDS encoding TonB-dependent receptor, which translates to MHLYFLRLYLLGLALLALSSRPASAQSSALATLRGTITDSLSGQPLPGTGLQLTGPAGTTGTATDALGHFRLGGLAAGTYTLQATGLGYGTRRQTLTLAVGETQTLALALPAVALNLREVTVAQPRDPNQSLAAITRIDQVLRPVNSAQDLLPLVPGLVIAQHAGGGKAEQIFIRGFDVDHGTDFNVSIDGLPVNMVSHAHGQGYADMHFVIPETVDALRVYKGPYTARFGDFATAGSGEFSTKTSLESSLAKVEIGRFDTRRAVALLDLLPAGKHLLSNQTESAYLASEYTFTNAYFDSPQHFRRFNGLGKYTGILSDRTSLMLLGSHFTSRWDASGQVPERAVRDGRISRFGSIDDTEGGSTSRTNATAVLTTALPHDAVLRQQAYFSRYNFNLYSNFTFFLENPDQGDQIRQTDGRNIYGYTGTYERTGQLGRRALRSTFGLGTRIDDVDVALRNSVKRQVTGTIVAGRVFEQNLNAYLDETLTLTEQLTLNAALRADYFVFRYRDAQDTETSGRATKARISPKLNLYYDLTPNTQLFVRSGLGFHSNDARAVVVNRNDSLPALPRAIGYEVGSTFKPLPALVVNAAFWALHLQDELVYVGDGGFTESAGRTRRFGADVALRYQLSRMLFADVDLNYAHGRLVGVPKGENYIPLAPSFTTVGGLTLKQPRGLSASLRYRHLNTRPANEANTVQAQGYFLLDAVASYAVGRFVLGATAENLLNVEWNQAQFDTLSRLPGEPTEGVSELHYTPGTPFFVKGSVSVLF; encoded by the coding sequence ATGCACCTCTACTTTTTACGACTTTACCTGCTTGGGCTGGCGCTGCTGGCCCTGAGCAGCCGCCCGGCGTCCGCGCAATCTAGCGCCCTGGCCACGCTACGCGGCACCATCACCGATTCTCTTTCCGGACAACCACTGCCGGGCACTGGGCTGCAGCTGACTGGCCCGGCCGGCACTACCGGCACTGCTACCGACGCTTTGGGCCACTTCCGGCTCGGTGGACTTGCGGCCGGCACCTACACGCTGCAAGCCACCGGCCTCGGCTACGGCACCCGCCGCCAGACCCTCACGCTGGCTGTCGGCGAAACCCAGACCCTCGCGCTGGCGCTGCCCGCCGTGGCCCTCAATCTGCGCGAAGTCACGGTGGCCCAGCCCCGCGACCCCAACCAGAGCCTGGCCGCCATCACCCGCATCGACCAGGTGCTGCGGCCCGTGAACTCGGCGCAGGATCTGCTGCCGCTGGTGCCGGGCCTGGTGATTGCGCAGCACGCTGGCGGCGGCAAGGCCGAGCAGATTTTCATCCGCGGCTTCGATGTCGACCACGGCACCGATTTCAACGTGAGCATCGACGGGCTGCCGGTGAACATGGTCAGCCATGCCCACGGCCAGGGCTACGCCGACATGCACTTTGTGATACCCGAAACCGTGGACGCGCTACGCGTGTACAAAGGCCCCTACACGGCCCGTTTCGGCGATTTTGCCACGGCCGGCTCCGGCGAGTTCAGCACCAAAACCAGCCTGGAAAGCAGCCTGGCCAAGGTGGAAATCGGGCGGTTTGATACACGCCGGGCGGTGGCGCTGCTGGATCTGCTGCCCGCCGGCAAGCACTTGCTGTCCAACCAGACCGAAAGCGCCTACCTGGCCTCCGAGTACACGTTCACCAACGCCTATTTCGACAGCCCGCAGCACTTTCGGCGCTTCAACGGGCTGGGCAAATACACCGGTATTCTGTCCGACCGCACGTCGTTGATGCTGCTGGGCTCGCACTTCACTTCGCGCTGGGATGCCTCGGGGCAGGTGCCGGAGCGGGCCGTGCGCGACGGCCGGATTTCGCGCTTCGGCTCCATCGACGACACCGAGGGCGGCAGCACCAGCCGCACCAACGCCACGGCCGTGCTCACCACCGCCCTGCCCCACGATGCCGTGCTGCGCCAGCAGGCTTACTTCTCGCGCTACAATTTCAACCTCTACTCCAACTTTACTTTCTTCCTCGAAAACCCCGACCAGGGCGACCAGATCCGGCAAACCGACGGCCGCAACATCTACGGCTACACCGGCACCTACGAGCGCACCGGCCAGCTGGGCCGCCGGGCCCTGCGCTCCACCTTCGGCCTCGGCACCCGCATTGATGATGTGGACGTGGCTCTGCGCAACTCCGTGAAGCGGCAGGTGACCGGCACCATCGTGGCCGGCCGGGTGTTCGAGCAGAACCTGAACGCCTACCTCGACGAGACGCTCACGCTCACCGAGCAACTCACGCTCAACGCCGCCCTTCGGGCCGACTACTTCGTGTTTCGCTACCGCGATGCGCAGGACACCGAAACTTCGGGCCGCGCCACCAAGGCGCGCATCAGCCCCAAGCTGAACCTCTATTACGACCTCACGCCGAACACGCAGCTGTTTGTGCGTTCGGGCCTGGGCTTCCACTCCAACGATGCCCGCGCCGTAGTCGTGAACCGCAACGACTCGCTGCCGGCGCTGCCCCGGGCCATCGGCTACGAGGTGGGCAGCACCTTCAAGCCGCTGCCGGCGCTGGTGGTGAATGCCGCCTTCTGGGCCCTGCACCTGCAGGACGAGCTGGTGTACGTCGGCGACGGCGGCTTCACGGAAAGCGCCGGCCGCACCCGCCGCTTCGGCGCCGACGTGGCTTTGCGCTACCAGCTCAGCCGTATGCTCTTCGCTGATGTGGACCTGAACTATGCCCACGGCCGGCTGGTGGGCGTGCCGAAAGGGGAGAATTACATTCCGCTGGCGCCCAGCTTTACCACCGTGGGCGGCCTCACGCTCAAGCAGCCGCGCGGCCTGAGCGCCAGCCTGCGCTACCGCCACCTCAACACCCGCCCGGCCAACGAGGCCAACACAGTACAGGCGCAGGGCTATTTCCTGCTCGATGCCGTGGCCAGCTACGCCGTGGGCCGCTTCGTGCTTGGGGCTACCGCCGAGAACCTGCTGAACGTGGAGTGGAACCAGGCCCAGTTCGACACCCTGAGCCGCCTGCCCGGCGAGCCCACCGAAGGCGTTTCGGAGCTGCACTACACGCCCGGCACACCGTTTTTCGTGAAAGGCAGCGTGAGCGTGCTGTTTTAG
- a CDS encoding tetratricopeptide repeat protein, translating into MRKYLYPILLLSFMAAVAALVFFRKPEPVPALKPRHGDLALGGEWVNTQQAVGGLLARLRDKPDDTKAQLLLAQAYMQEGRVTGDHPYYDMAAVKLLDEILRREPDNFEALCCKASLSLTQHHFTEGLALAEQAVQLNPNNAFVYGLLCDANVELGRYPEAVRMADKMNTVRPDLRAYARVSYLREIHGDVPGAIEAMDMATKAGVGGLEQTEWSRITLGHLYETTGDLNRAEQQYQTALAARPGYAYALAGLGRVAKARHDYPAAIAHFLKARATVKDYAFADELTDLYRLNHEPAKANAMAREAIKMLATDAKEADDNEQMGHYADRELAYAYLKTNEPDKALEHAKAEYERRPDNIDVQETLAWVHYKRGEYAAARKLITQARRTNSQNPTLLCRAGLIATKSGHAAEGQALIRQALAINPYLSLELAEEGKQLLAAR; encoded by the coding sequence GTGCGAAAATATCTTTACCCGATCTTACTGCTGAGCTTTATGGCGGCGGTGGCGGCGCTGGTTTTCTTCCGGAAGCCCGAGCCCGTTCCCGCCCTCAAGCCCCGGCACGGCGACCTAGCGCTGGGTGGCGAGTGGGTGAACACCCAGCAAGCCGTGGGCGGCCTGCTGGCCCGCCTGCGCGACAAACCCGACGACACCAAGGCCCAGTTGCTGCTGGCCCAGGCCTACATGCAGGAAGGCCGCGTAACCGGCGACCATCCGTACTACGACATGGCCGCCGTGAAGCTGCTCGACGAGATTCTGCGCCGGGAACCCGACAATTTTGAGGCGCTGTGCTGCAAAGCCTCGCTCAGCCTCACCCAGCACCACTTCACCGAAGGCCTGGCCCTGGCCGAACAGGCCGTGCAGCTCAACCCCAACAACGCCTTCGTGTACGGGCTGCTCTGCGACGCCAACGTAGAGTTGGGCCGCTACCCCGAAGCCGTGCGCATGGCCGACAAGATGAATACCGTGCGCCCCGACCTGCGGGCCTACGCCCGGGTATCGTACCTGCGCGAAATCCACGGCGACGTGCCCGGCGCCATCGAGGCCATGGACATGGCCACCAAAGCCGGCGTAGGTGGCCTGGAGCAAACCGAATGGTCGCGCATCACGCTGGGCCACCTTTACGAAACCACCGGCGACCTGAACCGCGCCGAGCAGCAGTACCAGACGGCCCTGGCGGCCCGCCCCGGCTACGCCTACGCCCTGGCCGGCCTCGGCCGCGTGGCCAAAGCCCGCCACGACTATCCGGCGGCCATTGCGCACTTCCTGAAAGCCCGCGCCACGGTGAAGGACTATGCCTTTGCCGATGAGCTGACCGACCTCTACCGCCTCAACCACGAGCCGGCCAAAGCCAACGCCATGGCCCGCGAGGCCATCAAAATGCTGGCTACCGACGCCAAAGAGGCCGACGATAACGAGCAGATGGGCCACTACGCCGACCGGGAGCTGGCCTACGCCTACCTGAAAACCAACGAGCCCGACAAAGCTCTGGAGCACGCCAAAGCCGAGTACGAGCGCCGACCCGACAACATCGACGTGCAGGAAACGCTGGCCTGGGTACACTACAAGCGCGGCGAATACGCTGCGGCCCGCAAGCTCATCACGCAGGCCCGCCGCACCAACTCCCAAAACCCCACGCTTCTGTGTCGCGCCGGCCTGATTGCCACCAAATCCGGCCACGCCGCCGAGGGCCAGGCCCTGATCCGGCAGGCCCTGGCCATCAATCCCTACCTGAGCCTGGAGCTGGCCGAGGAAGGCAAGCAGCTGCTGGCCGCGCGATAA
- a CDS encoding DUF4331 family protein, protein MAKNITRPILLLAAATTAVVGAVAWSGQGTRLEASSHREAPLIADDPLADNTDLYAFRSPDAAETVTIIANYIPLELPQGGPNYNTFGENVRYEIHVKNSATTTGDDITYRFTFSRTNQDPTTFFNIRLGQQNLKTTYTLEAIRGGATTTLVTNGIVPPTNVGPRSITSAAGLNTTYDALMTGAIRTAANGVKVFCGPTDDPFFADLGGIFDLGGIRTASARDGLARKNTHAIALQIPISLLQKDGKTAAQAANILDPDFVIGVWASASRPALRTLNADGTQAHSGNWIQVSRIGMPLTNEVIVPIGGKDRWNSRTPYTEDASTDDYLSNPELGLYMAEGTANGTTYYGAAVPGLAPLRIQSNSLQAFDFRNGANGVSGLTATQRAGTVFADATFGPYLLRAGKPRSVDILPIFHTGVPNLPPYQLATGKPARNPLAAGKPFINNFLPVLGDMLRLNMAVPATPRNSADFSSEGLLQAAVLGLTDPRYNANATLQNIPNMDGFPNGRRLEDDVTRIELQAVGGAVLAAIGLFYDDYTATATSPLTPQLLGVVGFRTGIEANDTTFKAGFPYAQTPWSGTKAQRVALSQRNATGGLGLQPNTVDNFVAYPNPVVDQTTFSYEVGVKSDLTLRITDLNGRVIATPMKGKAHKPGAFEYAWRMPSGTAAGIYVATLSNGSTVLQTIRIAHQR, encoded by the coding sequence ATGGCAAAAAACATTACGCGTCCCATTCTGCTGCTGGCCGCCGCTACCACCGCTGTAGTAGGTGCCGTCGCCTGGAGTGGCCAAGGCACCCGCCTGGAAGCTTCCAGCCACCGCGAAGCCCCGCTTATTGCCGACGACCCGTTGGCCGACAACACCGACCTGTACGCCTTCCGGAGCCCCGACGCTGCGGAAACCGTGACCATCATCGCCAACTACATTCCGCTGGAGCTGCCCCAGGGTGGCCCCAACTACAACACGTTCGGCGAGAACGTGCGCTACGAGATTCACGTGAAGAACAGCGCCACCACCACCGGCGACGACATCACCTACCGTTTCACGTTCTCGCGCACCAACCAGGACCCCACCACGTTCTTCAACATCCGGCTGGGCCAGCAGAACCTGAAAACCACCTACACCCTGGAAGCTATCCGGGGTGGGGCTACCACCACGCTGGTCACCAACGGCATCGTGCCGCCTACCAACGTAGGTCCGCGCTCCATCACCAGCGCTGCCGGCCTCAACACCACCTATGACGCCCTGATGACCGGCGCCATCCGGACGGCGGCCAACGGCGTGAAAGTATTCTGCGGCCCGACCGACGACCCGTTCTTTGCCGATCTGGGCGGTATTTTTGATCTGGGTGGTATCCGCACGGCCAGCGCCCGCGACGGCCTGGCCCGCAAGAACACCCACGCCATTGCCCTGCAGATTCCGATTTCGCTGCTGCAGAAAGACGGCAAAACCGCCGCCCAGGCCGCCAACATTCTGGACCCTGATTTCGTGATTGGCGTGTGGGCTTCGGCCAGCCGCCCGGCCCTGCGCACGCTCAATGCCGACGGCACGCAGGCCCATTCAGGCAACTGGATTCAGGTGTCGCGCATTGGTATGCCGCTCACCAACGAAGTAATCGTGCCCATCGGCGGCAAGGACCGCTGGAATTCGCGCACGCCCTACACCGAGGACGCCTCCACCGACGACTACCTCTCCAACCCTGAACTCGGCCTGTACATGGCCGAGGGCACGGCCAACGGTACCACCTACTACGGCGCGGCCGTACCCGGTCTGGCCCCGCTGCGCATCCAGAGCAACTCGCTGCAGGCATTCGACTTCCGTAACGGCGCCAACGGCGTATCGGGCCTGACGGCCACCCAGCGTGCCGGTACCGTGTTTGCTGACGCCACGTTTGGCCCCTACCTGCTGCGCGCCGGCAAGCCGCGTTCCGTGGATATCCTGCCGATCTTCCACACGGGCGTGCCCAACCTGCCGCCTTACCAGCTGGCCACGGGCAAGCCGGCCCGCAACCCGCTGGCGGCCGGCAAGCCGTTCATCAACAACTTCCTGCCCGTACTCGGCGACATGCTGCGCCTGAACATGGCCGTGCCCGCTACGCCGCGCAACTCGGCTGATTTCAGCTCCGAAGGCCTGCTGCAGGCTGCCGTGCTGGGCCTCACCGATCCGCGCTACAACGCCAATGCCACGCTGCAGAACATTCCGAACATGGACGGCTTCCCGAACGGCCGCCGTCTGGAGGATGACGTGACGCGTATCGAACTGCAAGCCGTAGGTGGTGCCGTACTGGCCGCCATTGGCTTGTTCTACGACGACTACACAGCCACCGCTACCAGCCCGCTCACGCCGCAATTGCTGGGCGTGGTAGGCTTCCGCACCGGTATTGAAGCCAACGACACCACGTTCAAAGCCGGCTTCCCGTATGCCCAGACACCCTGGAGCGGCACCAAAGCCCAGCGCGTAGCCCTGTCGCAGCGCAACGCCACCGGCGGCCTCGGCCTGCAGCCCAACACCGTCGACAACTTCGTGGCCTACCCGAATCCGGTAGTTGACCAGACCACGTTCAGCTACGAAGTAGGCGTGAAGTCGGACCTGACGCTGCGCATCACCGACTTGAACGGCCGCGTGATTGCCACGCCGATGAAAGGCAAAGCCCACAAGCCCGGCGCCTTTGAGTACGCATGGCGCATGCCGTCCGGCACGGCCGCCGGCATCTATGTAGCTACCCTCTCGAACGGCTCGACGGTGCTGCAAACCATCCGGATTGCGCACCAGCGCTAG
- a CDS encoding FtsB family cell division protein gives MQLSDLTARVPRFLRSFYFYTGLGFLVWMFVFDANDLLKQYDMYAKLQELQTEKQYYLDNIEVVKRERAELLSSPELLEKFAREKYIMKRPGEDVFVLVPQAEE, from the coding sequence ATGCAACTCTCGGATCTGACGGCGCGCGTGCCGCGCTTTCTGCGCAGCTTTTACTTCTACACCGGGCTGGGCTTTCTGGTCTGGATGTTCGTGTTTGATGCCAACGACCTGCTGAAGCAGTATGACATGTACGCCAAGCTGCAGGAGCTCCAGACCGAGAAGCAGTACTACCTCGACAACATTGAGGTGGTGAAGCGCGAGCGGGCCGAGCTGCTGAGCAGCCCTGAGCTGCTGGAGAAATTTGCGCGCGAGAAGTACATCATGAAGCGTCCCGGCGAAGACGTATTCGTGCTCGTGCCGCAGGCCGAAGAATAG